The nucleotide sequence TGGCTGCGTTATACGGAATGGCGTCATTTACTTCAAATTTGTAGGCCCACCAGTCACTAAAGGTAGAACCGCCAACCCCATGGTCTCTCATTTTATCGGCAACTTTATATCCTTCCAGTATATGTGTAAAAGTATTTACTCTGAAACCAAAGCGTTCGGCTACTTTCATAAGCATGTTGATCTCACTCTGAACATAGGAGTGACAGCTAATAAATCGCTCACCATTGAGAATTTCGGCTAAAACTTCCATTTCTTCATCGTGCCGAATGAATTTTCCGCTTTTTTTATCGGCGTCGTATGCTTTGGCCCGATTAAAATAATTCACATATAATTGTTCCACCCCCATACGAGTTTGTGGAAATCTGTTAAAGCTCTGCCAGTTCGATTGCTTTACGTTTTCTCCTAAAGCGAACTTTATAAACTTCGGACTATTATCATAGATTAAATTATCGGCATCTTCACCCCATTTCAATTTTATGATGGCCGATCTTCCTCCTATTGGGTTTGCCGATCCGTGTAAGATCTGAATGGAAGTAACACCTCCTGCAAGATTGCGATATATACTAATATCTTCGGGATCCACCACGTCTTCAATTGTAACTTCGGCTGAAGAATTATGACCGGCCTCATTAATTGCCAAAGCTGCAATATGTGAATGCTCGTCGATGACACCGGCAGTTAAGTGCTTTCCTGTAGCATCAACTACTTTGGCACCACCGGCATTTAGGTTATTACCAATTTTTACGATCTTTCCATCACGCACCAGCACATCGGTATTGTTTAGAACTCCCGCATCCTCTCCCGTCCACACGGTAGCATTCTTAAACAACATATCCTGTTGTTTCGGTTTCGATGTAAATCCGTAGCCCACATTAGGATAGGTAATAGGGACAACTTCAGGTTTTTTATCACTGTCTTCTTTGTCCTTTTTTTCTGAACTTGCATTCCCTTTGCGGGTAGCCGTAAAACTCTCTTCTGAACCGTTGGGTAATACCATTCGCCCCGAGAAGTTAGAACCGTCCTTTGGGATGATTCCCGTAGTTCTGAATACTTCATTGGTCTTGTCATTACTGAAGCTTAAGGTGATCCAGTTATCGGTATAATCGAATTTTGTTTTAAACTTTTGATCTCCCTGTTTTACTTCGGCTTTAGGTTTCGAAGCTTCACCCGAAATATCCAGATCGAATGATCTCCCTCCGCTGCTAAACGTATACTGGCCACGGATATCCTTTTGATCCTTGTCTGCAATAAGGTGTTTTTTCCCTTGCACCCAGTTTTCATACAAAGTCGTTTCTTTGTCAAAGATATCACCGCTGGTTACGAGAAAATTCGCATACCGGCCGGGTTGTAAGCTTCCAATTTCATTACTTTTTCCTAAAAGATCTGCCGGAATCGTAGTAAGTGCTTCAAGTGCTTTGGTTTTATCGAATCCATAAGTGATCGCTTTCAGCAATTTTGATTTTAGGTCGGCCGGACTTTTCAACTCATGTGTAGTTAGCGAAAAAACAATACCATTGTCGGCTAGAGCCTTTGGGTTTCCGGGGGCCTGGTTCCAAGCTCGCATATCCTGTAGTGAAATATAATTAGCGGCGTAGGGATTGCTTACGTCATAAGCATCAGGGAAATTCACCGGAATGATATATTTTGCGTTGGTGGCCTTAATCTTATTGATGATCTCGTATTCATCGCCTCCGCCAATGATAATATAGTTAACCCCAAACTGATCGCCTATTTTATCGGCCCTAAGGTTATTGCTTTTATTCCCGGCCTCAAAAAAAGCAGGCAGATTCTTGTTGGCGATCAGAGCTTCAAGCGAACGATCCTTGGTTTCTACATTGCCTTTTTCATACCAATCTGCATCCCAATACATTTGACGTAACAAAGCCATAGCTCCCATAAGTGAAGTAGGGTAGGATTGTCTGCTGGTCACACTTTTAGAAAAGGAAAAATAATTCCCCGATTCATCCTCAAGGATTCGGTCAGCGTCACTGGCGTCATCGTTTAAAGCGACCAGTACACCGGTTCCACGCGCAATTCCGTCCATGTTTAGCGTGTTCAATACCCCAAACCCTGCCTTTCGGAAGTTCTCCGCAGTTTTAGCATCGTATTTAAATTGTGATATCGCATTGTATTCGGGCATAATATGATCATTCCAATAGAACCCTTCTCTTGAAGGACCGTATTGTGGCGATCTACCCTGACCCTGCGCTCTTTTTGGCTTTTCAACGCCAAATCCCGTATATGGATCGATAAATGACGGATAAATATATTTCCCGTTAAGATCGATGACCACAGAATTTTCAGGAATTGAAACAGATCTTCCCGAAGCGATCACTTTTCCATTTTGTATTAAGAGCGTACCATTCTTTACAACCTGAGTTGGAGTTATGTACAGATTTGCATTTATAAATGCAGTGTAGTTGTTGTTTTTTTCTTTTACCCCGTCGTTCTTAGGAAAATAATCCTGAGCATTAATGAACGAAAAACAGAAAAGAAAAAACAATACAAAGTGTAGTTTTCTCATAGAAGTTAGAAGTTAGTTTAAAAAAAGAAGCTTAAAGATAACAAGGGTTTTAAAAGTAACCTCAAAGAATTGACGGTTTAACATTTAAATTTTAAAATGGTTTATCTTCAAAGTAATTTACAACCAAAGCCACCATATAACTATAGCTCATAATGCCTCTGGATTGATTATTTGCTTTTAAAAATTGATCCCAGAAACCCTTTGAGAACTCTTCAAAAGGATTTTCGTATTGTGCCCAGAAATCCCGCATTTCCTTATAACTCTTTAGTATTCCGGGATTCACCGTTTCAAGGATCTCATCGTAGGCATCCATATCCCGTCTTGCAATTTCATTAATACAATAACGCAGTGCGAAGATATATCCGCTGTACTGAATAAATTTATCTTCATTATTTATGGTAGCAAGTGTGGCGATAAAATTGGCTTCATTTTCTGCCGCATATCCTATCTGATGTGCCTCTTCGTGACAGCTCACTACGGGAAATTTATAGGTCTTAATGAGGTTGTTTACCTGAGCCTCGCCCGAAAATGGATTGTAATATCCGCTATATCCCATATAAGTTAGCCCGAGACTCCAGCCACTTTTTTTGATGCTTCGTGGAGAATATTCAAGTTGTGGGAATTCCTTTTCAAGATTTTGATAACCATTTAGTGATTTTTTAAAGATCTCTCGCTGTGAATAGGGAAGGTCGATCTTTACACTATCTGCATACCCCAGTTCTCTATGCATGGTATTCGATTTTTCGATGAGTCGACGGGTTGTCGTAATTAATTCTTCGGTTGTATATTGATAATCCAGTGACAGGGTTTTATGAAGTGGTTGCCTGTAATAATTAAAACCCCACAGCAAGTGAAACACAAAATAAACAAGGGAAACGGTAGCTGCAATATCTACAAAAAACCAAACAGGACGGGTTTTTAGTCTTTTTACATTTTTATACAGCCACCTCAATGCCACTATGGCAATAAGTACATAGAAGAGATCTCCAATGGAAAAGGGAATCCATCCAAAAACATAACGCGATATTTTTGAAATTACCGGGTAGATCCCTCTGCTGTAATACGATTCGACGAACTCCGGAAAATACTTTAAAAATTGTAATGCTATAACCTGAACCGGCAGTAATGTTGCCAGGATGAGACGTGTTCTGTTTTGCATAAATCAAACATACAAAGAAATCTTTTACCACATTATTTTTAAACCCTGGGTAAAACCTTAATTTTGTGTTCTAATTTTAAAACACCGCAGTTGCGGAATCGGAATATGAACGAAGAAATAAGAAACCTCGAACCAAAAGCGATCTGGAATAATTTTGCAGACCTGAATGCCGTTCCCAGACCTTCAAAAAAAGAAGAACGTGTTATCGCCTTTATGAAGGAATTTGGAGAGACCTTGGGACTTGAAACCATAGTGGATCATATAGGGAATGTGATCATTCGAAAACCGGCAACTCCGGGTATGGAAGACCGGCAAAAAGTTGTTTTGCAATCTCATTTAGATATGGTGCATCAAAAAAACAATGATACACAATTTGATTTCGATACACAGGGGATCGAAATGTACGTGGATGGAGATTGGGTTAGGGCGAAAGGAACGACTCTGGGAGCCGATAACGGCCTAGGTGTGGCTACCATAATGTCTGTATTAGAAAGCAAGGATATGGAACATCCCGAAATTGAAGCCTTATTTACCATAGATGAAGAAACCGGAATGACCGGTGCTATGGAACTTAAGGGCGGTTTGTTGCAAGGCGATATTCTCCTTAATCTGGATACTGAAGAAGACGATGAGATAGGCGTTGGCTGTGCCGGAGGTGTGGATATTACGGCTACCGGAACCTTCAGAAACGTAGAAGTCCCGGAAAATTCATCTGCGTTTAAGATTAATCTTAAAGGACTACAGGGCGGACATAGCGGTATGGATATCATTAAAGGTCTCGGAAATGCAAATAAATTGATGAACCGGGTCCTGAATGCTGTTTCAGATATTGCCGAAGTTTCAGAATTACAGGGAGGAAGTCTTCGGAATGCGATTCCCAGAGAAAGCAACGCGGTCGTTACTGTTTCTTCTTCGGAAGTAACTAATTTTCAGTCTGAAATTAAAAGCATAAGCGATCAGATTGCTGAAGAATATAAGACGCTGGAACCTCAACTAAGTATCACAACTGAATCTGTTCAGCTTCCCGGATCGGTCATGCATTCAGAAGATAAACGGCGATTTATTAAAGCGATGTACGCTGCTCATAACGGGGTTTATAGAATGAGTCCGGCCATCGAAGACCTGGTAGAAACCAGTAATAATATCGCAAAAGTCACTGTGCAAGATGGAAAGATTAAAATTGAGTGTTTAACGCGGTCTTCAGTCGAATCTTCCAAGACAGATCTTTCCAATACCTTGGCTTCCGTATTTGAACTGGCTGGATATGATGTATCCTTTTCGGGAGCGTATCCCGGTTGGGCACCGAACATGGAGAGTCCGATTTTAAAGGTGCTTGACGAATTGTACCAAGAACTGAATGGCGAGAAGGCACATGTGGCCGCCTGTCATGCCGGACTCGAATGTGGAATTCTGGGACAAAATTATCCGAATATGGATATGATCTCCTTTGGACCAACTATAAAAGGAGCACACTCTCCCGATGAACGTGCCAGTATTTCCTCCACTCAGAAATTCTGGACTTTTGTACAGGAAATCCTGAAAAATATTCCGAAAAAATAGTCCATAAAAAAAGCCGCTTAACAAAGCGGCTTTTTTTTTTAATGTTCTTCCTATTCTACAACATCTACAAGTTCCAGCTCAAAGATAAGGTCTGTGTTTCCGGGGACTAGTGGCGGATACCCTCTTTCTCCATAAGCAAGATGTGACGGAATAAATACCGTTATTTTATCTCCAACTCTCATACTGAGTAAGGCTTCTCTGAACCCGGGGATTAATCTTGCTTCGGTGCTGTAATCGGTGGCCGTAGGCTGGTATTGATCTGCTGCTTTTCTGGCTTCATCAACATTCTCGTACTTTTCTGCATGCTCGAGGACATTAGTAGTGAATAACGCACCATTATCGAAATAGCCCGAATAGTTCATAAGTACTTTTCCGCCTTCTGTTGGTTTCGGACCTGTTCCTTCTTCATTAACATAGATCTTTACACCACTTTCTAACGTGGTAGCTTTTTCACGGATCTCAGCAAAATCAACAGCCTTGTCTATAGCTACGCGCTCCAGACGTTCGGCTTTTTCCTTTTTCTCTTTTTCCAGGATCTCCATTTCGGCAGTGAAATTTGGAACTTTGACATTGCCTTTGGTAATTATATTCACTTCTTCCATGATCACAGGATTCACCGGCTTATCTCCTGGCTTGGTGGTTGGAACCATTCCTATGGAATCTACTACCTCCTGACCAATAACAACTTCTCCGAAAATGGTATGCTTGTTATCCAGCCATGGGGTTTCTTTCAGGGTCACAAAAAACTGACTCCCGTTTGTGGTTGGACCCGAATTTGCCATCGATAAGAGTCCTTTTTTAGAATGACGAAGTGTATCGACAAATTCATCCGGAAATCGATATCCCGGGTTTCCGGTTCCGTCTCCTAAAGGATCACCACCCTGAATCATAAAATCCTTGATCACACGGTGAAATATGAGTCCGTCGTAATATCTTTTTCCTTTGTAAACTGAATCCACCATTTGGTTAGTTCCCTGTGCCAAAGAAACAAAGTTCGACACGGTAAGCGGGGTAGCATCGTGATACAGTTTTGCTACGAAGGTTCCTTTATTAGTAATAAACTCGGCATATACACCCTCTTCCAGATCGGGGTACTTGTCCTCACACGCTGTAAAAGCCAGTGTCATTAATAAAAGTAAAAGAGATAATTTTTTCATTTGTTGTTTAATTTTCTTGTGATTGTTCTATTGATTTTAATGAAACAGTACTTTGCACCGGAATATTGGTACCCAATTTATTTTCTAACCCGTAATATCCAAATGCCTTAAAAGAAGGAAACAAAAACGTAATGGTTTCACCTTCTTTCATAAGTTTTAATCCGTCTCTAAGTCCGGAAATTAACTCTTGGTTGGTTTGATCCACTCTATAGGTTTGCAAGCCGTTTTCTTCTTCGGAAACGACAACGTCTCCATCCAGCATTTTAATATCGTAGGTAAACGTAACCACATCGCCAAGTTTAGGAAATACGGTTGCCGTAGTATCTTTTTCTTCATAGTAATACCAGAAACCACTTTCGGATGCGATATATACATTTTTGGTATCCTTCTCGATCAACCGTGCTATTTGTGCCTCTTCTTTTTTGTAGATCTCGATATTTCGTTCAGCAGATTCCTTTATAAAGCTACCTGAATTTTGCTGAACAGGTCTACGGGCTTCCGGACTTTTACAGGAAGCAATTAAAATGCAAAAGCTAAGGAGGGCAAAAAGTAGGTTACGATGCATCAGTGAGCGCTTTTTTATAGTTGGGCAATATACTAATAAATTCAGTAACGGTTTTAGATAAGGGTTGGTTGCTTCTTCCTCCGGCAGCATTTATATGACCCCCACCATTATAATATTCGCGGGCAAATTCATTTACGGAAAAATTACCTTTACTTCGGAATGACATTTTAACCAGTTTATCTTGTTTGTTTTCAATAAATATAACGGCAAATACGATGCCGGTTACAGATAATGCATAGTTCACAAATCCCTCGGTATCGCCTCTTCTAAAATTATGGGTATCCAGTTCTTTTTGCGTAAGTGTGATATATGCCGTGTTATATTCTGAAAGGATAGTGAGGTTTTTTAAAGCAACGCCCAATAATCGAAGTCTGTCGGGCGTATTTGTATCGTATACATTTTGGTGTATTTCTGAATTATTCGCACCCATTTCAATAAGATGTGCAATTACTCGGTGTGTCGTCGCAGTGGTGGAAGGGAACCGGAAAGAACCTGTATCGGTCATAATTCCTGTATACAAATGCGTAGCTACTTCTACACAGAGAATTCCAATTTCGTCTAATGCCTCCAGAAAATGATAGATCATTTCGGAAGTTGAACTCATTGAGGTGTCACTGTAACTCGCAACGGCGTAACTATCGGGTTCCTGATGGTGATCGATCAATACAAATTTGGCAGTGCTGTCTTCCAGAAATTGCTGCATATCGCCCGTACGATCCAACGCATTAAAATCGAGAGTGAAAACAATTTCGGCCTCATTGATCAAGGTCATGCTTTTGTCTGTATCCTTGTCGTGAATTACGATGTCTTCACTACCGGGGAGCCATTTTAAGAAATCGGGAAAATCATTTGGCATGATCACATCACTTTTATGCCCTAAGCGATTTAGAATAAAGGAGAGGGCAAGGCAAGAGCCAACAGCGTCTCCATCAGGGTTTTTATGTCCCACGACTACTGCTCTTTTAGGGGATTCCAGTAGTTTTTTTACGATCTCGGTAGTTTCAGAATTCATCGAGGCAAAGATACAACTTCTCTGCGGGTAACAGAATTTCCGAATCTAATT is from Constantimarinum furrinae and encodes:
- a CDS encoding aminoacyl-histidine dipeptidase, which encodes MNEEIRNLEPKAIWNNFADLNAVPRPSKKEERVIAFMKEFGETLGLETIVDHIGNVIIRKPATPGMEDRQKVVLQSHLDMVHQKNNDTQFDFDTQGIEMYVDGDWVRAKGTTLGADNGLGVATIMSVLESKDMEHPEIEALFTIDEETGMTGAMELKGGLLQGDILLNLDTEEDDEIGVGCAGGVDITATGTFRNVEVPENSSAFKINLKGLQGGHSGMDIIKGLGNANKLMNRVLNAVSDIAEVSELQGGSLRNAIPRESNAVVTVSSSEVTNFQSEIKSISDQIAEEYKTLEPQLSITTESVQLPGSVMHSEDKRRFIKAMYAAHNGVYRMSPAIEDLVETSNNIAKVTVQDGKIKIECLTRSSVESSKTDLSNTLASVFELAGYDVSFSGAYPGWAPNMESPILKVLDELYQELNGEKAHVAACHAGLECGILGQNYPNMDMISFGPTIKGAHSPDERASISSTQKFWTFVQEILKNIPKK
- the gldI gene encoding gliding motility-associated peptidyl-prolyl isomerase GldI; this translates as MHRNLLFALLSFCILIASCKSPEARRPVQQNSGSFIKESAERNIEIYKKEEAQIARLIEKDTKNVYIASESGFWYYYEEKDTTATVFPKLGDVVTFTYDIKMLDGDVVVSEEENGLQTYRVDQTNQELISGLRDGLKLMKEGETITFLFPSFKAFGYYGLENKLGTNIPVQSTVSLKSIEQSQEN
- a CDS encoding amidohydrolase family protein; protein product: MRKLHFVLFFLFCFSFINAQDYFPKNDGVKEKNNNYTAFINANLYITPTQVVKNGTLLIQNGKVIASGRSVSIPENSVVIDLNGKYIYPSFIDPYTGFGVEKPKRAQGQGRSPQYGPSREGFYWNDHIMPEYNAISQFKYDAKTAENFRKAGFGVLNTLNMDGIARGTGVLVALNDDASDADRILEDESGNYFSFSKSVTSRQSYPTSLMGAMALLRQMYWDADWYEKGNVETKDRSLEALIANKNLPAFFEAGNKSNNLRADKIGDQFGVNYIIIGGGDEYEIINKIKATNAKYIIPVNFPDAYDVSNPYAANYISLQDMRAWNQAPGNPKALADNGIVFSLTTHELKSPADLKSKLLKAITYGFDKTKALEALTTIPADLLGKSNEIGSLQPGRYANFLVTSGDIFDKETTLYENWVQGKKHLIADKDQKDIRGQYTFSSGGRSFDLDISGEASKPKAEVKQGDQKFKTKFDYTDNWITLSFSNDKTNEVFRTTGIIPKDGSNFSGRMVLPNGSEESFTATRKGNASSEKKDKEDSDKKPEVVPITYPNVGYGFTSKPKQQDMLFKNATVWTGEDAGVLNNTDVLVRDGKIVKIGNNLNAGGAKVVDATGKHLTAGVIDEHSHIAALAINEAGHNSSAEVTIEDVVDPEDISIYRNLAGGVTSIQILHGSANPIGGRSAIIKLKWGEDADNLIYDNSPKFIKFALGENVKQSNWQSFNRFPQTRMGVEQLYVNYFNRAKAYDADKKSGKFIRHDEEMEVLAEILNGERFISCHSYVQSEINMLMKVAERFGFRVNTFTHILEGYKVADKMRDHGVGGSTFSDWWAYKFEVNDAIPYNAAIMSSVGVTVAINSDDGEMSRRLNQEAAKSVKYGGMSEEEAWKMVTINPAKLLHIDDRVGSIKEGKDADLVLWSDNPLSVYAKAEKTMIEGTVYFDIETDKAKRETIKAERNKLMKMMLDEKNGGGKTREPKGKDKQYFECETIN
- a CDS encoding DUF3810 domain-containing protein, with translation MQNRTRLILATLLPVQVIALQFLKYFPEFVESYYSRGIYPVISKISRYVFGWIPFSIGDLFYVLIAIVALRWLYKNVKRLKTRPVWFFVDIAATVSLVYFVFHLLWGFNYYRQPLHKTLSLDYQYTTEELITTTRRLIEKSNTMHRELGYADSVKIDLPYSQREIFKKSLNGYQNLEKEFPQLEYSPRSIKKSGWSLGLTYMGYSGYYNPFSGEAQVNNLIKTYKFPVVSCHEEAHQIGYAAENEANFIATLATINNEDKFIQYSGYIFALRYCINEIARRDMDAYDEILETVNPGILKSYKEMRDFWAQYENPFEEFSKGFWDQFLKANNQSRGIMSYSYMVALVVNYFEDKPF
- a CDS encoding peptidylprolyl isomerase — its product is MKKLSLLLLLMTLAFTACEDKYPDLEEGVYAEFITNKGTFVAKLYHDATPLTVSNFVSLAQGTNQMVDSVYKGKRYYDGLIFHRVIKDFMIQGGDPLGDGTGNPGYRFPDEFVDTLRHSKKGLLSMANSGPTTNGSQFFVTLKETPWLDNKHTIFGEVVIGQEVVDSIGMVPTTKPGDKPVNPVIMEEVNIITKGNVKVPNFTAEMEILEKEKKEKAERLERVAIDKAVDFAEIREKATTLESGVKIYVNEEGTGPKPTEGGKVLMNYSGYFDNGALFTTNVLEHAEKYENVDEARKAADQYQPTATDYSTEARLIPGFREALLSMRVGDKITVFIPSHLAYGERGYPPLVPGNTDLIFELELVDVVE
- a CDS encoding DHH family phosphoesterase: MNSETTEIVKKLLESPKRAVVVGHKNPDGDAVGSCLALSFILNRLGHKSDVIMPNDFPDFLKWLPGSEDIVIHDKDTDKSMTLINEAEIVFTLDFNALDRTGDMQQFLEDSTAKFVLIDHHQEPDSYAVASYSDTSMSSTSEMIYHFLEALDEIGILCVEVATHLYTGIMTDTGSFRFPSTTATTHRVIAHLIEMGANNSEIHQNVYDTNTPDRLRLLGVALKNLTILSEYNTAYITLTQKELDTHNFRRGDTEGFVNYALSVTGIVFAVIFIENKQDKLVKMSFRSKGNFSVNEFAREYYNGGGHINAAGGRSNQPLSKTVTEFISILPNYKKALTDAS